From Chryseobacterium shandongense, the proteins below share one genomic window:
- a CDS encoding bacteriophage spanin2 family protein has translation MKNFFKFLCLMITLSLTSCRSIVSNPGKPLKDNSLALNHKYDVQDFTAKIHKIKITSVDGNNIYGISKKGETISIDKKQIREVKKVKVVSSIVVGIMAIAAVIFVPI, from the coding sequence ATGAAAAACTTTTTCAAATTTTTATGCCTGATGATCACTCTTTCACTAACATCTTGTAGGTCTATTGTTTCGAATCCTGGCAAACCATTAAAAGATAATTCTTTAGCATTAAATCACAAATATGACGTTCAGGATTTCACTGCAAAAATCCACAAAATAAAAATCACATCAGTTGATGGCAACAATATTTATGGTATTTCCAAAAAAGGAGAGACGATTTCAATAGATAAAAAACAAATCAGGGAAGTGAAAAAAGTAAAAGTCGTTAGTTCTATCGTTGTAGGCATTATGGCAATTGCGGCGGTCATCTTTGTTCCAATATAG
- a CDS encoding relaxase/mobilization nuclease domain-containing protein: MIVKIMDPAGPSFPGVHYNDKKIDKGIGELMLMKNFPSFINESSSKQEVRNYLRAISIGNKKVLKPQFHAMISTKFQGHSKEELTKITENFMDEMKYGEQPFIVVFHKDTDNNHVHIVSTRVDKQTGKKINDSYERLKAQKALSVTMEKLYGQKPEEELEKLLNYKISSLDQLETLLSRNGYKIGKNTSDENSFNILKNGVNQKSIRGDQIVFDNSKNEKRAKQMKAILSKYKELYSNKVFKVVDNRKNEAVLPKEKTTDGGNDSKMKIAFESELQKKLKDVFGIDMVFHHKEDKNPFGYTVIDHKTGEVYKGSDIMKMNEVFEFTSDKVDKKTFEILKDYNIRSQETKKILLEFFKKNNPEAEIKDFMLFENRGKKDLETYRKVQFEVKDFIRNNKNTNDEKKDISITKGEDGKLYAVHTRFHYVGELQPLIGEKEYQKFLNPISVNEVQTENRTENNEKTELNKAVNEMLFELMKSSGTAKDPAENELKKRRKKRR; encoded by the coding sequence ATGATTGTTAAGATCATGGATCCGGCAGGTCCGAGTTTTCCAGGAGTTCATTATAACGATAAGAAAATTGATAAAGGCATTGGAGAATTAATGCTGATGAAAAATTTTCCTTCATTCATTAACGAATCAAGCAGCAAGCAAGAAGTAAGAAACTATTTAAGAGCTATTTCAATCGGGAATAAAAAAGTGTTGAAGCCTCAATTTCACGCGATGATCTCTACAAAATTTCAAGGGCATTCGAAAGAAGAGCTTACTAAGATAACGGAGAATTTTATGGATGAAATGAAATATGGCGAACAGCCTTTCATTGTGGTTTTTCATAAGGATACAGATAATAATCACGTACACATTGTTTCAACCCGGGTTGATAAACAGACAGGGAAAAAGATCAATGACAGTTATGAAAGGCTTAAAGCCCAAAAAGCATTAAGCGTTACAATGGAAAAATTATATGGTCAGAAACCGGAAGAAGAACTGGAAAAGCTGCTGAACTACAAAATAAGTTCGCTTGATCAGTTGGAAACTCTACTCAGCAGAAATGGTTACAAGATAGGCAAAAACACAAGTGATGAAAATTCTTTTAACATTTTAAAAAACGGAGTAAACCAAAAATCTATTAGAGGGGATCAGATTGTTTTTGATAACAGCAAAAATGAAAAAAGGGCTAAGCAGATGAAAGCCATATTAAGCAAATACAAAGAATTGTATTCCAATAAGGTTTTTAAAGTGGTGGATAATAGAAAAAATGAAGCAGTGCTTCCAAAAGAGAAGACTACTGACGGAGGAAATGATTCAAAAATGAAGATTGCCTTTGAAAGCGAGCTCCAAAAAAAGCTGAAAGATGTTTTCGGGATCGATATGGTTTTTCATCATAAAGAAGATAAAAATCCTTTCGGCTACACCGTGATCGACCATAAAACAGGAGAAGTATACAAAGGAAGTGATATTATGAAAATGAATGAAGTATTTGAATTTACTTCTGACAAGGTGGATAAGAAGACTTTTGAAATACTGAAGGATTATAATATTCGCAGCCAGGAAACAAAAAAGATCCTGCTTGAATTTTTTAAGAAGAATAATCCGGAAGCAGAAATCAAGGACTTTATGCTTTTTGAAAACCGAGGGAAGAAAGATTTGGAAACCTACCGAAAAGTCCAGTTTGAAGTAAAGGACTTTATTAGAAATAACAAAAACACAAATGATGAAAAAAAAGATATTTCTATAACAAAAGGCGAAGATGGAAAGCTGTATGCTGTTCATACCAGATTTCATTACGTGGGTGAACTTCAACCATTAATCGGAGAAAAGGAATATCAAAAATTTCTGAATCCCATAAGCGTCAATGAAGTGCAGACAGAAAACCGGACTGAAAATAATGAAAAAACAGAATTAAACAAAGCCGTCAACGAAATGCTTTTTGAGTTGATGAAAAGTTCGGGAACTGCAAAAGACCCTGCCGAAAATGAACTCAAAAAAAGACGAAAAAAGAGACGATAA